In Candidatus Aenigmatarchaeota archaeon, one genomic interval encodes:
- a CDS encoding segregation/condensation protein A, translating into MEEQELLEKIIKQESWEDLITHIVTMENLDPWDIDLVKLADCFLKYIENIQMLDFRIPAKVVLVAAVLLKMKVEVAWPNIRKQPIEYSFEELRDNLTSYEEIKERLQQLTLQPGPIRIVKRKVTLDELIGELRKAVNVEKRREIRKIRLGGRLKKEINVDEEDIEKRINKLMMEIDFFLMELGSEKVEFSKLVKEWSRENIVSTFLPILYLATRGKVRTEQEEIFREIFIKKAQETNNL; encoded by the coding sequence ATGGAAGAGCAAGAACTCCTTGAGAAGATAATAAAACAGGAATCATGGGAAGATTTGATAACACATATAGTTACAATGGAAAATCTTGATCCTTGGGATATAGATTTGGTAAAACTGGCAGATTGTTTCTTGAAATACATAGAAAATATTCAGATGTTAGATTTTCGAATCCCTGCAAAGGTTGTTCTTGTTGCAGCAGTTTTGTTGAAGATGAAGGTGGAGGTAGCTTGGCCTAATATAAGAAAGCAACCGATTGAATACTCTTTTGAGGAATTAAGAGACAATTTAACATCATATGAAGAGATAAAGGAAAGATTACAACAGCTGACACTTCAACCAGGTCCGATAAGAATAGTAAAAAGAAAAGTGACACTAGATGAGCTTATCGGTGAGCTAAGAAAGGCTGTTAATGTTGAAAAAAGGAGGGAAATAAGAAAAATAAGACTAGGTGGGAGGCTAAAAAAAGAAATAAATGTCGATGAAGAGGATATAGAGAAGAGAATAAATAAATTAATGATGGAAATAGATTTTTTTCTCATGGAACTTGGTTCTGAAAAGGTGGAATTTTCAAAACTTGTGAAAGAATGGAGTAGAGAAAATATAGTTTCCACTTTTTTACCGATACTTTACCTTGCGACAAGGGGGAAGGTTAGGACGGAACAGGAAGAAATATTCAGGGAAATTTTCATCAAAAAAGCCCAGGAGACAAATAATTTATAA